Proteins from a genomic interval of Stenotrophomonas maltophilia:
- the dmeF gene encoding CDF family Co(II)/Ni(II) efflux transporter DmeF has product MHLDALAAARRHEHRFDDGNPLAERNTRRALWLTVGMMLVEIVGGWWFNSMAVLADGWHMSSHALALGLSVFAYRCARRYAHDPRFAFGTWKIEILAGYTSAIALLGVAALMAVQSLQRLWVPAAIHYNEAIAIAAVGLGVNLLCAWWLHDSPGHAHHHHGHDHGHHHGHDHEHHDHGHAHGHDLNLRSAYVHVLADAATSVLAIVALLGGKLLGLTWLDPVMGLVGAVLVTVWAVGLLRDSGRILLDAQMDAPVVTEVREVIEQGPWPARLADLHVWQVGRGKYAVSASVVTSDASLDADTVRNALAIHEELVHVTVEIHRS; this is encoded by the coding sequence ATGCATCTGGACGCCCTCGCCGCCGCCCGCCGCCACGAACACCGCTTCGACGACGGCAACCCGCTTGCCGAACGCAATACCCGCCGCGCACTGTGGCTCACCGTCGGCATGATGCTGGTGGAGATCGTCGGCGGCTGGTGGTTCAACTCCATGGCCGTGCTCGCCGACGGTTGGCACATGAGTTCGCACGCGCTGGCGCTGGGCCTCTCGGTGTTCGCCTACCGCTGTGCACGCCGCTACGCGCACGATCCGCGCTTCGCCTTCGGCACCTGGAAAATCGAAATCCTGGCCGGCTATACCAGTGCCATCGCCCTGCTCGGCGTCGCTGCACTGATGGCGGTACAGTCACTGCAGCGGCTGTGGGTACCGGCGGCGATCCACTACAACGAAGCCATCGCCATCGCTGCGGTGGGCCTGGGCGTGAACCTGCTCTGTGCATGGTGGCTGCACGACAGCCCGGGCCACGCGCATCATCACCACGGGCATGACCATGGCCATCATCACGGGCATGACCACGAACACCACGATCACGGCCATGCGCACGGTCACGACCTGAATCTGCGCTCGGCCTACGTGCACGTGCTGGCCGACGCCGCCACGTCGGTGCTGGCCATCGTCGCCCTGCTCGGCGGCAAGCTGCTGGGCCTGACCTGGCTGGACCCGGTGATGGGCCTGGTCGGCGCCGTACTGGTCACGGTGTGGGCGGTGGGCCTGCTGCGCGACAGCGGCCGCATCCTGCTGGACGCGCAGATGGATGCGCCGGTGGTGACCGAAGTGCGCGAAGTGATCGAACAGGGCCCCTGGCCGGCACGCCTGGCCGACCTGCACGTCTGGCAGGTGGGCCGTGGCAAGTACGCAGTCAGTGCCAGCGTGGTCACCAGCGATGCCAGCCTTGATGCGGATACCGTGCGCAACGCGCTGGCCATCCATGAGGAGCTGGTACACGTGACGGTGGAGATTCACCGCAGCTGA
- a CDS encoding metal-sensing transcriptional repressor produces MAHVHKNRKQLLTRVRRIGGQVAALEQALDKPEGEAGDCADVLVQVAAVRGAAHSLLMELLHEHLQEHVVGADDPQQRADEAAVLVELLRRYGK; encoded by the coding sequence ATGGCCCATGTACACAAGAATCGAAAGCAGCTGCTGACCCGGGTACGCCGTATCGGCGGCCAGGTGGCGGCGTTGGAACAGGCGCTGGACAAGCCCGAGGGCGAAGCGGGCGACTGCGCGGACGTGCTGGTGCAGGTCGCGGCGGTGCGCGGTGCCGCACACAGCCTGCTGATGGAGCTGCTGCACGAGCACCTGCAGGAGCACGTGGTGGGTGCCGATGACCCGCAGCAGCGGGCGGACGAGGCCGCGGTGCTGGTCGAGCTGCTGCGCCGCTACGGCAAATAG
- a CDS encoding MerC domain-containing protein, whose amino-acid sequence MKSPSATLLDAGAVALSSLCLLHCLALPLPAAALPLFGTWAEAEWVHLLFVAIALPLTGYALWRAERRHPLPVLAWATAGAGLGLLLAGALALPSHDWETPMTVTGSLLLAATHIWNARHRHG is encoded by the coding sequence ATGAAGTCGCCTTCTGCCACCCTGCTTGATGCCGGCGCGGTCGCCCTGTCCAGCCTGTGCCTGCTGCACTGCCTGGCGCTGCCACTGCCGGCCGCTGCGCTCCCCCTGTTCGGCACCTGGGCCGAAGCGGAATGGGTCCACCTGCTGTTCGTGGCCATCGCCCTGCCGCTGACCGGCTATGCGCTGTGGCGGGCCGAGCGCCGTCATCCGCTGCCCGTGCTGGCCTGGGCCACCGCTGGCGCCGGACTCGGGCTGCTGCTGGCCGGCGCGCTGGCGCTACCTTCGCATGACTGGGAAACGCCGATGACCGTCACCGGCAGCCTGCTGCTGGCGGCGACGCATATCTGGAATGCGCGGCACCGGCACGGGTAG
- a CDS encoding GTP-binding protein has protein sequence MNTVSRADRRLPVTVLSGFLGAGKTTLLNQILRNREGLRVAVIVNDMSEVNIDAQLVREGGAELRRTEETLVEFSNGCICCTLRDDLLQEVRRLADAGRYDYLLIESTGIGEPMPVAATFAVRDEQGFSLSDIARLDTMVTVVDGSAFLADFGSTLRLAERGQQAGPEDDRGVVDLLCEQVEFADVIVVNKVDQVDDEVLQDTLAVLRGLNRDAKLLLSSFGDVPLAELLDTGRFDMERAQRAPGWVKELRGEHTPETEEYGIGSFVYRSRRPFHPARFARALQSGMPGVIRSKGWFWLANRMDWVGELNTVGAATRTQAAGFWYAARDRVRAGIEDTTPLLPPTPLPYSDLGWARQQADCWSAPLPGLEEFPDSAAHTAMQRLWHPLWGDRRQELVVIGVHMDERAVRAELDACLLNDQELRAGPLLWQQLPQAFPVWKR, from the coding sequence ATGAACACTGTTTCCCGCGCCGACCGTCGCCTTCCGGTCACCGTGCTGTCCGGCTTCCTCGGGGCCGGCAAGACCACCCTGCTCAACCAGATCCTGCGTAACCGCGAGGGCCTGCGCGTGGCGGTCATTGTCAACGACATGAGCGAGGTCAACATCGACGCACAGCTGGTGCGTGAAGGCGGCGCCGAACTGCGCCGCACCGAAGAGACGCTGGTGGAGTTCAGCAACGGCTGCATCTGCTGCACGCTGCGCGATGACCTGCTGCAGGAAGTGCGGCGCCTGGCCGATGCGGGTCGCTATGACTACCTGCTGATCGAATCGACAGGCATCGGCGAACCGATGCCGGTGGCGGCCACGTTCGCGGTGCGCGACGAGCAGGGCTTCAGCCTGAGTGACATCGCGCGCTTGGACACGATGGTGACCGTGGTCGATGGCAGCGCCTTCCTTGCCGATTTCGGTTCGACGCTGCGCCTGGCCGAGCGCGGCCAGCAGGCTGGCCCGGAGGACGATCGCGGTGTGGTCGACCTGCTGTGCGAGCAGGTCGAGTTCGCCGACGTGATCGTGGTCAACAAGGTGGACCAGGTGGACGACGAAGTGTTGCAGGACACGCTGGCCGTGCTGCGCGGGTTGAACCGCGACGCGAAGCTGCTGCTGTCCAGCTTCGGTGATGTGCCGCTGGCCGAGCTGCTGGATACCGGTCGCTTCGACATGGAGCGTGCGCAACGTGCGCCGGGGTGGGTGAAGGAACTGCGCGGCGAGCACACACCGGAGACCGAGGAGTACGGCATCGGTAGCTTCGTCTACCGCTCGCGACGTCCGTTCCATCCCGCGCGATTCGCGCGCGCGCTGCAGTCGGGCATGCCAGGCGTGATCCGCAGCAAGGGCTGGTTCTGGCTGGCCAACCGCATGGACTGGGTGGGTGAGCTGAACACGGTGGGCGCAGCGACGCGCACGCAGGCGGCAGGCTTCTGGTACGCCGCGCGCGATCGTGTGCGTGCGGGCATCGAGGACACCACACCGCTGCTGCCGCCCACGCCGCTGCCCTACAGCGACCTGGGCTGGGCCCGGCAGCAGGCCGACTGCTGGAGCGCGCCGTTGCCGGGGCTTGAGGAATTTCCGGACTCGGCCGCACACACGGCGATGCAGCGGCTGTGGCACCCGTTGTGGGGCGATCGTCGCCAGGAACTGGTAGTGATTGGCGTGCACATGGACGAGCGCGCCGTGCGTGCAGAGCTGGATGCCTGCCTGCTCAATGACCAGGAGCTGCGTGCGGGGCCGCTGCTGTGGCAGCAGCTGCCGCAGGCGTTCCCGGTGTGGAAGCGCTGA
- a CDS encoding ATP-binding cassette domain-containing protein yields the protein MTTHSLTLDRVSYRLADGRPLFSDLSFSFDPVATGLVGANGAGKSVLARLLAGRLPPDSGQVRGSRRVFLLPTPGYPPAGTVGELAGVGAELAALQRIEAGSVDEADFVCVGDHWDLRDRLQQQWQALRLPDDLDPAQPAARLSGGQAMQVALSGAWASGADWLILDEPSNHLDVRHRQQLYEQLQQWRGGLLAISHDRGLLGHMQQIVELDARGLHRYGGPWQHYADARAAEREAAVAQLDHARTQHRQQQRSAREQHERQQQRQSRGNRDAKQANQAPILLGRQKQRAEASHGRSQQVQAERLQVSADQLRAAASAVHATPELALFAVEGERGSARLLQAESLVLPHGCAAPLQLEIRRGQRIAVVGDNGAGKSTLLRVLAGQLPARSGTVQRHAPLALLDQQLLGLSDGRSILETVQAANPSADAGELRTRLALLGLDAQRIQRAAHSLSDGERVKGALASVLYADPAPQLLLLDEPGNALDLSALQALEELLAAWPGALMMVSHDRHLLQALRPTHVLQVSTEGWQWRDAL from the coding sequence ATGACCACACATTCCCTCACGCTCGATCGCGTGTCGTATCGGCTGGCCGACGGCCGCCCGCTGTTTTCCGATCTGTCGTTTTCCTTCGATCCGGTCGCCACCGGCCTGGTCGGTGCCAACGGCGCCGGCAAAAGCGTGCTGGCACGCCTGTTGGCCGGCCGCCTGCCACCCGACAGCGGCCAGGTACGCGGCAGCCGCCGCGTATTCCTGTTGCCCACGCCCGGCTATCCACCTGCCGGCACCGTCGGTGAACTGGCCGGCGTCGGCGCGGAACTGGCCGCGCTGCAACGCATCGAAGCCGGCAGTGTGGACGAGGCCGACTTTGTCTGCGTCGGCGACCATTGGGATCTGCGTGATCGCCTGCAACAGCAATGGCAGGCATTGCGCCTGCCCGATGATCTCGATCCCGCCCAGCCTGCCGCGCGTCTCAGCGGTGGCCAGGCGATGCAGGTGGCGCTCTCCGGCGCCTGGGCCAGCGGCGCTGATTGGCTGATCCTGGACGAACCCAGCAACCATCTCGACGTGCGGCATCGACAGCAGCTGTACGAACAGCTGCAGCAGTGGCGTGGCGGCCTGCTGGCGATCAGCCATGATCGCGGGCTGCTTGGGCACATGCAGCAGATCGTCGAACTGGACGCGCGCGGACTGCATCGCTATGGCGGGCCATGGCAACACTACGCCGACGCGCGCGCGGCCGAGCGTGAAGCCGCCGTTGCCCAGCTCGACCACGCCCGCACCCAGCACCGGCAGCAGCAGCGCAGCGCGCGTGAACAGCACGAACGGCAGCAGCAACGCCAGTCGCGCGGCAACCGCGATGCGAAGCAGGCCAACCAGGCGCCGATCCTGCTGGGCCGGCAGAAGCAGCGCGCCGAGGCCAGCCATGGTCGATCGCAGCAGGTCCAGGCCGAGCGCCTGCAGGTCAGCGCCGACCAGCTGCGCGCTGCGGCATCAGCGGTTCACGCTACGCCGGAACTGGCGCTGTTTGCCGTCGAAGGCGAACGCGGCAGCGCGCGCCTGCTGCAGGCAGAGTCGCTGGTGCTGCCGCACGGCTGCGCCGCCCCCTTGCAGCTGGAGATCCGCCGGGGGCAGCGCATCGCTGTGGTCGGTGACAATGGTGCTGGAAAATCTACCTTGCTGCGTGTGCTGGCAGGGCAGCTGCCTGCACGCAGTGGCACCGTGCAACGGCATGCGCCATTGGCACTGCTTGACCAGCAACTACTGGGATTGTCCGACGGGCGCAGCATCCTGGAGACCGTGCAAGCGGCAAACCCGAGTGCCGATGCGGGCGAACTGCGCACGCGGCTTGCGCTGCTCGGGCTGGACGCACAGCGCATCCAGCGGGCAGCCCACAGCCTCAGCGATGGCGAACGCGTGAAGGGTGCGCTGGCCAGCGTGCTGTATGCCGATCCTGCGCCCCAGCTGTTGCTGCTGGACGAGCCGGGCAATGCGCTGGATCTGAGCGCGTTGCAGGCATTGGAGGAACTGCTTGCGGCGTGGCCGGGTGCACTGATGATGGTCAGCCACGACCGGCACCTGCTGCAGGCGTTGCGACCGACCCACGTGCTGCAGGTGAGCACCGAGGGCTGGCAGTGGCGTGACGCCTTGTAG
- a CDS encoding LysR family transcriptional regulator has product MSVLDNLANLQTFVHAADTRSFVETGRLQGISASAAGKCVARLEHALGVRLFHRSTRSITLTAEGQLFLARCRRILDERDAARTELAQPHASPKGTLRISLPLVGDLTLPLMAEFMAAYPDIRLDLDFSDRLVDVIEEGFDAVLRVGEPSDSRMNARRLGVFPRRIVASPAYLQRCGIPRTPAELMQHTLLHYRFPSTGKLELWPIHWPDHETPQELPVHMVANTIEARVALALRDIGLAFVPVHSVRDALADGRLVTVLDDHVHSCGIFHLLWPSGRHVLPKLRVFIDFVSERLETVP; this is encoded by the coding sequence ATGTCAGTCCTGGACAACCTCGCCAACCTGCAGACCTTCGTGCATGCCGCCGACACCCGCAGCTTTGTCGAGACCGGGCGCCTGCAGGGCATTTCCGCCTCGGCAGCGGGCAAGTGTGTAGCGCGGCTGGAGCACGCACTGGGCGTGCGCCTGTTCCATCGCAGCACGCGCAGCATCACCCTCACCGCCGAGGGCCAGCTGTTCCTGGCGCGCTGCCGCCGCATCCTCGACGAGCGCGACGCCGCCCGCACCGAACTGGCGCAGCCACATGCCTCACCCAAGGGCACGCTGCGCATCAGCCTGCCCCTGGTCGGCGACCTCACCCTGCCATTGATGGCCGAATTCATGGCGGCGTATCCAGACATCCGCCTCGACCTGGATTTCAGCGACCGCCTGGTCGATGTCATCGAGGAAGGTTTCGATGCGGTGCTGCGCGTCGGTGAGCCCAGCGACTCGCGCATGAACGCGCGGCGGCTGGGCGTGTTCCCGCGCCGCATCGTCGCCTCGCCCGCCTACCTGCAGCGCTGCGGCATTCCGCGCACGCCAGCAGAGCTGATGCAGCACACACTGCTGCACTACCGCTTCCCCAGCACCGGCAAGCTGGAACTGTGGCCGATCCACTGGCCCGATCATGAAACACCGCAGGAGCTTCCGGTGCACATGGTGGCCAACACCATCGAAGCGCGGGTGGCACTGGCGCTGCGCGATATCGGCCTGGCCTTCGTGCCGGTGCACTCGGTGCGCGATGCACTGGCCGACGGCCGGCTGGTGACCGTGCTCGACGATCACGTGCACTCCTGCGGCATCTTCCACCTGCTGTGGCCCTCGGGCCGCCACGTGCTTCCGAAGCTGCGGGTATTCATCGACTTCGTCAGCGAACGTCTGGAAACCGTGCCGTAG
- a CDS encoding serine hydrolase domain-containing protein: MNATPSFEPEPTLPSVQRLLQQVHPQRLVGAVVLVREHGVLRHASATGLADRGSATPMQRDQLFRLASVSKPLLTTVILRLVAQGVLDLDTPVQRWLPDFRPAMADGSTPPISLRQLLSHSSGLGYRFLEADADGPYARAGVSDGMDARPLTLAENVRHIVQAPLLFAPGSQWMYSLGVDVAGAVAEAATGETLQALFARLLAAPLGLRDTAFATHDASRLATPYVTDTPQPHRLREGEVVAPFEGTVGIEYSLARATDGSRFPSAGAGLVGTADEVVLVLEALRDGQHAGLLPPHLVAEMATPQVGEQGPPEPAGWGFGLGFAVLRDAAASGTPQNTGTWRWGGAYGHSWFVDPARGLSVVALTNTLYEGMDGAFVDQLRDAVYADLGTAR, encoded by the coding sequence ATGAATGCCACTCCTTCCTTCGAACCTGAGCCGACACTGCCGTCGGTGCAGCGGCTGCTGCAGCAGGTCCACCCGCAGCGCCTGGTCGGTGCGGTGGTGCTGGTGCGCGAGCACGGCGTGCTGCGCCATGCCAGCGCCACGGGCCTGGCGGATCGCGGGTCGGCCACGCCGATGCAACGCGACCAGCTGTTCCGGTTGGCCTCGGTGAGCAAGCCGCTGCTGACCACGGTGATCCTGCGCCTGGTGGCCCAGGGCGTGCTCGACCTCGATACGCCGGTACAGCGCTGGCTGCCGGACTTCCGCCCGGCGATGGCCGATGGCAGCACGCCGCCCATCAGCCTGCGCCAGCTGCTCAGCCACAGCAGCGGGTTGGGCTATCGCTTCCTCGAAGCCGATGCGGACGGCCCCTACGCGCGGGCCGGTGTCAGCGATGGCATGGACGCCAGGCCGTTGACCCTGGCCGAGAACGTGCGCCACATCGTGCAGGCGCCACTGCTGTTCGCACCGGGCAGCCAGTGGATGTATTCGCTGGGCGTGGACGTGGCCGGTGCCGTGGCCGAAGCGGCGACCGGGGAAACGTTGCAGGCATTGTTCGCACGCTTGCTGGCTGCGCCCCTGGGCCTGCGCGATACCGCCTTCGCTACCCACGATGCGTCACGGTTGGCCACGCCCTATGTCACCGACACACCGCAGCCACACCGCCTGCGCGAAGGCGAGGTGGTCGCCCCGTTCGAGGGCACGGTGGGCATCGAGTACAGCCTTGCCCGCGCAACCGATGGCAGCCGGTTCCCTTCGGCCGGCGCGGGCCTGGTGGGTACCGCCGATGAAGTGGTGCTGGTGCTGGAGGCGCTGCGCGACGGGCAGCACGCCGGCCTGTTGCCGCCCCACCTCGTGGCAGAGATGGCCACCCCGCAGGTCGGCGAGCAGGGACCACCGGAGCCGGCTGGCTGGGGCTTCGGTCTTGGCTTTGCGGTGCTGCGCGATGCGGCCGCCAGCGGCACGCCGCAGAACACAGGTACATGGCGCTGGGGCGGTGCCTACGGCCATAGCTGGTTTGTCGACCCTGCGCGCGGCCTGAGCGTGGTGGCGCTGACCAACACGCTGTACGAAGGCATGGACGGTGCCTTTGTCGATCAACTGCGCGATGCGGTGTATGCCGATCTGGGGACTGCACGATGA
- a CDS encoding MFS transporter, with protein MSGHAIDAASPAGEATRLPWAGLLALAGGGFITLLTETLPAGVLRPMGDSLGVSDAAVGQLVSVYALGSVMAALPMTALTQRLPRRPLLLAAIAGFVVVNTLTALSGSYPLILAARFLAGVSGGLLWSLVAGYAARMVVPSLQGRAIAVAMVGSPLALSLGVPAGTLLGQQIGWRWAFAVMSVLGVGLLTYARWALPALPAAGAGQRTSLGAVWRTPGVRSALLVMVLYVLAHNVLYTYIEPLAVEAGAGPWLDRLLLAFGLAAIAGIGIAGWGVDRHLHTLVWAAVIGFILPVLALLMWPGNATALLLATVLWGVAFGAVPTLFQTALARRAGAAADLAQSMLVTGWNLAIAAGGVAGGVLLQTSGPTQLGWLPLLLLAVTAAWLLARPKAWA; from the coding sequence ATGAGCGGCCATGCCATCGATGCCGCCAGCCCGGCCGGTGAAGCCACGCGTCTGCCATGGGCCGGCCTGCTGGCACTGGCCGGCGGTGGCTTCATCACCCTGCTGACCGAGACCTTGCCGGCCGGTGTATTGCGGCCCATGGGCGACAGCCTGGGTGTGAGTGATGCGGCGGTGGGGCAGTTGGTGAGCGTGTATGCGTTGGGCTCGGTGATGGCCGCGTTGCCGATGACCGCGCTGACCCAGCGCCTGCCACGACGCCCGCTGCTGCTGGCAGCCATCGCCGGCTTCGTGGTGGTCAATACATTGACCGCGTTGAGCGGCAGCTATCCACTGATCCTCGCCGCACGTTTCCTGGCGGGCGTGAGCGGCGGGCTGCTGTGGTCACTGGTGGCTGGCTACGCGGCGCGCATGGTGGTGCCCTCGCTGCAGGGCCGGGCGATTGCGGTGGCGATGGTCGGATCGCCGCTGGCGCTGTCGCTGGGCGTACCGGCCGGCACGTTGCTGGGCCAGCAGATCGGCTGGCGCTGGGCGTTCGCAGTGATGAGCGTGCTGGGCGTGGGGCTGCTGACGTATGCGCGTTGGGCACTGCCGGCCTTGCCCGCCGCCGGTGCCGGCCAGCGCACCTCGCTGGGCGCGGTGTGGCGCACGCCCGGCGTGCGCAGCGCACTGCTGGTGATGGTGCTGTACGTGCTCGCGCACAATGTGCTCTACACCTACATCGAACCGCTGGCAGTGGAGGCGGGGGCGGGCCCGTGGCTGGATCGCCTGCTGCTGGCCTTCGGCCTGGCGGCGATCGCGGGTATCGGTATTGCCGGCTGGGGCGTGGATCGCCACCTGCACACGCTGGTGTGGGCAGCGGTGATCGGTTTCATCCTGCCGGTGCTGGCGCTGCTGATGTGGCCGGGCAACGCGACCGCGCTGCTGCTGGCGACGGTCCTGTGGGGCGTGGCCTTCGGCGCGGTGCCGACCCTGTTCCAGACCGCACTCGCACGCCGAGCCGGGGCCGCAGCGGATCTGGCGCAGTCGATGCTGGTGACCGGCTGGAACCTGGCCATTGCGGCGGGAGGTGTGGCGGGTGGTGTGCTGCTGCAGACCAGTGGGCCCACCCAGTTGGGATGGTTGCCGTTGCTGCTGCTGGCGGTGACTGCTGCATGGTTGCTGGCACGGCCGAAGGCGTGGGCGTAG
- a CDS encoding EAL domain-containing protein — MSRLRVIIGATALALLAAAVPIAVMAYATWDRAVSVEQQRLRDIAGRTLRRSDQSYMEALAALKSAEAGAYDPCGPDHIRRMQTLVMTTSSVDQMGYFEGGKLRCTSWGPFPSDVNQPKADHVTSDGAGIAVDIRPEASGRRQMLAILYGNYDVLVDPRRFVDVIVDPHVRLALASPDGRLLARQEGMEPALLEALLRTPGEGLDQNTLYATARNEEWLAIATTPRAALAATFRQQAWLFVPLSVLLAAAGAGLVIWLSRRRLSLRGELATAIRRRELYLHYQPIIELDTGICVGAEVLIRWQRPDGTQVRPDLFIPLAEEAGMIADVTDLVIENVVRDMRELLVADRSAHIAINLAAEDISSGRALKMISRHMAGSGILPQQIWMEATERGFLDLDRARTMLAQARRAGHSVAIDDFGVGFSSLQYLEQLPLDALKIDKSFIDAIGTESATSPVTPHIIDMAKELGLWVVAEGVETEAQLAYLHSRKVEFGQGWLFSRPLPRDEFVAFHHKRQQRYGAAREDMQNPRSVPIEREPVE; from the coding sequence ATGAGCCGGCTGCGCGTGATCATTGGCGCCACCGCACTGGCGCTGCTGGCTGCGGCTGTGCCGATCGCGGTGATGGCCTATGCCACCTGGGACCGTGCGGTCAGCGTCGAGCAGCAGCGCCTGCGCGACATCGCCGGCCGCACCCTGCGCCGTTCCGACCAGTCCTACATGGAAGCGCTGGCCGCGTTGAAGTCCGCCGAGGCCGGCGCCTACGATCCGTGCGGGCCGGACCACATCCGGCGCATGCAGACTCTGGTGATGACCACGTCGTCGGTCGACCAGATGGGCTATTTCGAGGGCGGCAAGCTGCGGTGCACGTCGTGGGGGCCGTTCCCATCCGACGTGAACCAGCCCAAGGCCGACCATGTCACCAGTGACGGTGCGGGGATTGCGGTGGATATCCGGCCCGAAGCCAGTGGCCGGAGGCAGATGCTGGCCATCCTGTACGGCAACTACGATGTACTGGTCGATCCACGCCGCTTCGTCGACGTCATCGTCGATCCACACGTGCGCCTGGCCCTGGCCAGCCCCGACGGCCGCCTGCTGGCCAGGCAGGAGGGCATGGAACCGGCGCTGCTGGAAGCGCTGCTGCGAACACCGGGCGAAGGCCTGGACCAGAACACGCTGTACGCGACCGCACGCAACGAGGAATGGCTGGCGATCGCCACCACACCGCGCGCCGCACTGGCTGCCACGTTCCGGCAGCAGGCGTGGTTGTTCGTGCCACTGAGCGTCCTGCTGGCCGCTGCCGGTGCCGGCCTGGTGATCTGGCTGTCGCGGCGCCGCCTGTCGCTGCGCGGCGAACTGGCCACCGCCATCCGCCGCCGCGAGCTGTACCTGCACTACCAGCCGATCATCGAACTGGATACCGGCATCTGCGTCGGCGCCGAGGTGTTGATCCGCTGGCAGCGCCCGGATGGCACCCAGGTGCGCCCGGACCTGTTCATTCCGTTGGCCGAGGAAGCCGGAATGATCGCCGACGTCACCGACCTGGTGATCGAGAACGTGGTGCGCGACATGCGCGAGCTGCTGGTGGCCGATCGCAGCGCGCACATCGCGATCAATCTCGCTGCCGAGGACATCAGCAGCGGTCGTGCATTGAAGATGATCTCCAGGCACATGGCCGGCAGCGGCATCCTGCCGCAACAGATCTGGATGGAGGCCACCGAGCGCGGCTTCCTCGATCTGGACCGCGCCCGCACGATGCTGGCGCAGGCACGCCGCGCCGGCCACAGCGTGGCCATCGATGATTTCGGCGTGGGCTTCTCCAGCCTGCAGTACCTGGAGCAGCTGCCGCTGGATGCGTTGAAGATCGACAAGTCGTTCATCGATGCCATCGGCACCGAGAGCGCCACCAGCCCGGTGACCCCGCACATCATCGACATGGCCAAGGAACTGGGGCTATGGGTGGTGGCCGAGGGCGTGGAGACCGAAGCCCAGCTGGCCTACCTGCACAGCCGCAAGGTGGAATTCGGACAGGGCTGGCTTTTCTCGCGGCCGTTGCCACGCGATGAATTCGTGGCGTTCCATCACAAACGGCAGCAGCGCTATGGCGCAGCGCGGGAGGACATGCAGAACCCGCGCAGCGTGCCGATCGAGCGTGAGCCAGTGGAATAG